The following proteins come from a genomic window of Aquimarina sp. MAR_2010_214:
- a CDS encoding ABC transporter ATP-binding protein, giving the protein MNTLKINNLSKTYPNGVKALSGINLEITNGMFGLLGANGAGKSSLMRTIASLQKPTSGTISFNNSNIIQNPEGIRKHLGYLPQEFGVYPKISAEKLLNHLAVLKGIINKKQRKEQVTALLQQVNLYQHRKKAVYTFSGGMRQRFGIAQALLANPKIIIVDEPTAGLDPEESNRFLNLLSEIGENVIVILSTHIVEDVKNLCPKMAILSNGEIISEGNPTALVASIEGKIWSKIIPKKDIEAYKKTFNLISTKLVSGNTQIRVLSDSKPEEDFNLIKPNLEDFYFATLFNNQSKKS; this is encoded by the coding sequence ATGAATACATTAAAAATCAATAACCTAAGCAAAACTTATCCTAACGGAGTAAAAGCATTAAGCGGAATTAATTTGGAAATCACAAACGGCATGTTTGGTTTGTTAGGCGCAAATGGGGCAGGAAAGTCTTCTTTAATGAGAACCATTGCTTCTTTGCAAAAACCTACTTCTGGAACTATTTCATTCAATAATTCAAATATCATACAAAACCCAGAAGGTATTAGAAAACATTTAGGGTATTTACCACAAGAATTTGGAGTGTACCCAAAAATTTCTGCAGAAAAATTGCTAAACCACTTAGCCGTTTTAAAAGGAATCATTAATAAAAAACAGCGTAAAGAACAAGTTACTGCTTTATTACAACAAGTAAATCTATATCAACACAGAAAAAAGGCTGTTTATACATTTTCTGGTGGAATGCGTCAGCGATTTGGTATTGCACAAGCATTGTTAGCAAATCCGAAAATAATTATTGTAGATGAGCCTACAGCTGGTTTGGATCCAGAAGAAAGTAATCGATTTTTAAATTTATTAAGTGAAATAGGAGAGAATGTCATCGTCATCTTATCTACACACATTGTAGAAGATGTCAAAAATTTATGTCCGAAAATGGCAATACTTTCAAACGGAGAAATTATTTCCGAGGGGAATCCAACAGCTTTAGTGGCAAGTATAGAAGGTAAGATTTGGAGTAAGATTATTCCAAAAAAAGACATTGAAGCTTATAAAAAAACATTCAATCTTATTTCAACAAAGTTAGTTTCTGGGAATACACAAATAAGGGTATTATCGGACTCAAAACCAGAAGAAGATTTCAATTTAATTAAACCCAATTTAGAAGATTTTTATTTCGCTACACTTTTTAATAATCAATCTAAAAAGTCCTAA
- a CDS encoding LytTR family DNA-binding domain-containing protein, which yields MLKYIIIDDEPLAHEIIEEFCSMLPHVQLKKNCYSAMEAMQFLNENTVDFMFLDINMPKLKGLDFLKTLTKPPKTIITTAYKEHALEGFELNVVDYILKPFSFDRLVKAVNKVSDNQVTKILVKDDSSKTTSTRFFIKGDKKHHQIDLNDLLFIEAYGNYTKLFLRDEMIISHEKISHYESTLNNNDFLRVHKSFIVAIEKIKFIEGNRILINEHKVPIGQTYKSNVNKLYNN from the coding sequence ATGCTTAAATATATAATTATTGATGACGAACCTTTAGCTCATGAAATTATAGAAGAATTTTGTAGTATGTTACCACATGTTCAATTAAAAAAGAATTGCTATAGTGCTATGGAAGCCATGCAGTTTTTAAATGAAAACACCGTAGATTTTATGTTTTTAGATATCAATATGCCTAAATTAAAAGGATTAGATTTTTTAAAAACTTTGACCAAACCTCCTAAAACTATTATAACAACAGCATATAAAGAACATGCTTTAGAAGGGTTTGAACTTAATGTTGTTGACTATATATTAAAGCCTTTTAGCTTTGACCGCTTGGTAAAAGCAGTAAATAAAGTTTCAGATAATCAAGTAACAAAAATACTTGTTAAAGATGACTCAAGTAAAACAACTTCTACTCGATTCTTCATTAAAGGAGATAAAAAGCATCATCAAATTGATTTGAATGATTTATTATTTATTGAAGCCTACGGAAACTACACCAAACTCTTTTTAAGAGATGAAATGATTATAAGTCACGAAAAAATATCTCATTATGAGTCAACTCTAAATAATAATGACTTTTTGAGAGTTCATAAATCGTTTATTGTCGCAATAGAAAAAATAAAATTTATAGAAGGTAATCGTATTTTAATCAATGAACATAAAGTTCCAATTGGTCAAACATATAAAAGCAACGTTAATAAACTGTATAACAACTGA
- a CDS encoding sensor histidine kinase encodes MKASFKYYLGFLSILLLSPFNSFGQTTILLHDLTELQDIGKQTHYLEDTSIKLSIEEVMGNSFEIKFKEYTQETLNFSSTASAYWLKFKITKAIPANFYLNVGSAYIDSISLYEFDKENKLISIRHTGDDLPFDTREIEVSNYLFALDFDVNSTRTFYLRVKSDQPLFFPLRVGTLSQFLNYEHDLDFLQGIYFGFMLLIFLYNLFLYFSTRERIYLYYIAYVFSITWFMASVFGYFFEYFWPNIPFLNGLVVVSAGLTMITATLFTQKFLNTKESGSIMHKGSMVFLFIGVLVCALVLLGFKIEGLKLAQGGLLIMAAYFILLGIRFRLKGYRPAKYYLLAWGALIIGICFAILESLNLTFVMTYLNAMQIGSALEVLLLSFALGDRINMYKKQKEDAQLEALLKAKENERLIQEQNVVLEKKVKERTAEVAIRNEELVNLNKEKDMLVNIAAHDLRTPLSHIRLLIQLIDITSLHLTEDQKSYLTEIDNSADRLSQMIGRILNIHALETNQVKLKNQVIDLVQLVNYVVKCFRLTAEDKEIEMITTSQSGNHYVEVDKNYMIQVLENLVSNAIKFSKRGSKVALHVKSHDARTYIVVEDHGPGISEQDQKKLFGRFQKLSAQPTEGEASIGLGLSIVKKYIESMNGEIHCESELGIGTKFIISFVSKEQLKKVKN; translated from the coding sequence ATGAAGGCTTCTTTCAAATACTATTTAGGATTCTTATCGATATTATTATTGTCGCCTTTTAATTCATTTGGTCAAACAACTATTCTTCTACATGATTTAACAGAATTGCAGGATATCGGAAAACAAACCCATTATCTGGAAGATACATCTATTAAACTATCCATTGAAGAGGTTATGGGTAATAGCTTTGAAATCAAGTTTAAAGAGTATACTCAGGAAACCTTAAATTTTTCTAGTACTGCTTCTGCATATTGGTTAAAATTTAAAATTACTAAGGCAATACCGGCTAATTTTTATCTGAATGTCGGTTCGGCTTATATTGATTCTATATCGCTCTATGAATTTGATAAAGAAAACAAATTAATTTCTATCAGGCATACAGGTGATGACTTACCTTTTGATACCAGGGAAATTGAAGTAAGTAACTATCTATTTGCTCTTGATTTTGATGTGAATAGTACGCGAACTTTTTACCTTAGGGTGAAGAGTGATCAACCCTTATTTTTTCCTCTTCGAGTCGGAACATTATCCCAATTTTTAAACTACGAACATGATTTAGACTTTCTGCAAGGAATCTATTTTGGGTTTATGCTGTTGATCTTCCTATATAATCTCTTTTTATATTTTTCTACTAGAGAGAGAATATACCTCTACTACATTGCTTATGTATTTAGTATTACTTGGTTTATGGCTTCAGTATTCGGATACTTCTTTGAATACTTTTGGCCCAATATTCCCTTTCTTAATGGACTGGTAGTAGTCAGTGCAGGGTTAACCATGATTACTGCGACTTTATTTACTCAAAAATTTTTAAATACCAAAGAATCTGGTTCTATAATGCATAAGGGATCGATGGTGTTTCTTTTTATAGGTGTTTTGGTATGTGCTCTTGTGTTACTAGGCTTTAAAATAGAAGGCCTGAAATTGGCACAAGGAGGATTACTAATCATGGCAGCGTACTTTATTCTCTTAGGTATTCGATTTAGGTTAAAAGGGTATCGTCCTGCTAAATATTATTTGCTTGCTTGGGGAGCTCTCATAATTGGTATTTGTTTTGCTATCCTAGAGTCTTTAAATCTGACTTTTGTTATGACGTATTTAAATGCGATGCAAATTGGTTCAGCTCTAGAAGTTTTATTGCTTTCATTTGCACTAGGTGACCGAATTAATATGTATAAAAAACAAAAAGAAGATGCACAGTTAGAAGCGCTATTAAAAGCCAAAGAAAATGAAAGGTTGATTCAGGAGCAGAATGTAGTACTCGAAAAGAAGGTTAAGGAACGAACAGCAGAGGTAGCTATTAGAAATGAAGAACTAGTTAACCTAAATAAGGAAAAGGATATGTTGGTAAATATAGCTGCCCACGATCTTAGAACCCCTTTGAGCCATATAAGATTATTAATACAATTAATCGATATTACATCTTTACACTTGACAGAAGATCAGAAATCGTATTTAACCGAAATTGATAATTCAGCAGATCGTCTCTCACAGATGATTGGTAGGATCTTAAACATACACGCTTTAGAAACAAATCAGGTCAAGTTAAAGAATCAAGTTATTGATTTAGTACAATTGGTTAACTATGTTGTGAAATGTTTTCGTCTTACTGCAGAGGATAAAGAGATAGAAATGATTACTACATCACAATCAGGCAATCACTATGTAGAAGTGGATAAAAATTATATGATCCAGGTGTTAGAAAATTTGGTTTCTAATGCCATCAAGTTTTCTAAAAGAGGAAGTAAAGTAGCTTTACATGTAAAATCTCATGATGCAAGAACATATATTGTGGTCGAGGATCATGGGCCTGGTATTAGCGAACAGGACCAAAAGAAACTATTCGGTAGATTTCAAAAACTTAGTGCACAGCCTACAGAAGGTGAGGCATCTATTGGACTAGGATTATCCATTGTTAAAAAATATATCGAATCAATGAATGGCGAAATTCACTGTGAAAGCGAATTAGGTATCGGAACTAAATTTATTATCTCTTTTGTTTCTAAAGAACAATTAAAAAAAGTTAAAAACTAA
- a CDS encoding sensor histidine kinase, whose amino-acid sequence MDYTEYVNIPNDQPIEVLIITLFWGLIIAIPIHNYNYLKRKKRTVLRIVILIILFFIALAIDSYMRMPDNPITFILLMGFWFGFAYILVPTFIKKYWKLITFIYVPIFLYFIYLRLFSGNLEAYLKIKDDFPIYIFFLPIPILFLVWAFEQWKWLQNLKAEKAKTELSLLRSQINPHFFFNTLNNLYALTIKNSKQAPDVILKLSDMMRYTIYEGEKETVKLLDEIEYLNNYIELHKIRYKKSVEITFDHNNVDTHLDIAPLLYIILLENAFKHGVETLSENAFIHINLYDDNDFIYFKIENNFDQKENNNANGIGIQNLKRRLSLLYNQKHELIVDETSDIYKSTLKISKHA is encoded by the coding sequence TTGGACTACACAGAGTATGTAAACATCCCAAATGATCAACCAATTGAAGTACTTATTATTACACTATTTTGGGGATTAATAATTGCCATACCAATTCATAATTACAACTACTTAAAAAGAAAAAAAAGAACGGTATTAAGAATAGTAATTTTAATTATTCTCTTCTTTATTGCATTGGCTATTGATTCTTATATGAGAATGCCAGATAACCCAATTACATTCATTCTTTTAATGGGTTTTTGGTTTGGATTTGCATACATATTGGTACCTACATTTATCAAAAAATATTGGAAATTGATAACATTTATTTATGTACCAATATTTTTATACTTCATCTATTTAAGACTCTTTTCTGGAAATTTGGAAGCTTATCTAAAGATTAAGGACGATTTTCCTATTTATATATTCTTTTTACCAATACCAATCTTGTTTCTTGTCTGGGCATTTGAGCAATGGAAATGGTTACAAAATTTAAAAGCTGAAAAAGCAAAAACCGAATTATCCTTATTGCGATCACAAATAAATCCTCACTTTTTCTTTAATACCTTGAATAATCTTTATGCCTTAACTATAAAAAACTCAAAACAAGCTCCTGATGTAATTCTGAAATTATCAGACATGATGCGTTACACTATTTACGAGGGAGAAAAAGAAACTGTAAAACTTTTAGATGAAATTGAATATTTAAACAACTATATAGAATTACATAAAATTCGATACAAAAAATCCGTAGAAATTACTTTTGATCATAATAATGTTGATACTCATTTAGATATTGCACCTTTATTATACATTATCCTTTTAGAAAATGCTTTTAAACATGGTGTTGAAACACTTTCCGAAAATGCCTTTATTCATATCAACTTATATGATGACAACGACTTTATTTATTTCAAAATAGAAAATAATTTTGATCAGAAGGAAAATAATAATGCAAACGGAATAGGCATACAAAACCTTAAAAGAAGGCTATCTTTATTGTACAATCAAAAACATGAGTTAATTGTAGATGAAACGAGTGACATCTATAAATCAACTTTAAAAATTTCAAAACATGCTTAA
- a CDS encoding DMT family transporter: MWMYLGLLAALFLGLHNLCKKHAVQGNEVFPVLLGTISSGFLFIATFYLLSIFYPDYALDNGYNFQDISWQTHGFIFIKSTIMAGSWVLAYQALKHLPITIVTPIRSAGPFFTFIGAIIIYKESPNLYQWIGFFIIIFSVILYSRIGKKEGLNFKRNKWIFAIIGATFLGASSGLYDKFLIQNLSLNPQTLQFWFCIYTILILLVILTFTWFPYTEKRKEFKFRWSIVAVGVLLQAADYFYFKALQDPDALIMLLSAIKRSQILIAVVVGGLLFKEKNKRKKLVPLLGIMIGVFLILYS; this comes from the coding sequence ATGTGGATGTATTTAGGCTTATTGGCAGCACTTTTTTTAGGATTACACAATTTATGTAAAAAACATGCAGTACAAGGAAATGAAGTTTTTCCGGTACTTTTGGGCACTATTTCTAGCGGGTTTTTATTTATAGCTACCTTTTATCTATTATCTATTTTTTATCCTGACTATGCTTTAGATAATGGCTATAATTTTCAGGATATTTCTTGGCAAACGCATGGTTTTATTTTTATAAAATCTACTATTATGGCTGGTTCTTGGGTTTTAGCCTATCAAGCTTTAAAACATTTACCCATTACTATTGTCACTCCAATACGTTCAGCTGGACCATTTTTCACCTTTATTGGTGCTATTATAATTTATAAAGAAAGCCCTAATTTGTACCAATGGATAGGGTTTTTCATAATTATTTTTTCAGTGATTTTATATTCTAGAATTGGTAAAAAAGAAGGGTTAAATTTTAAACGTAATAAATGGATATTTGCTATTATTGGCGCTACATTTTTAGGTGCTAGTAGTGGTTTGTATGATAAGTTTTTAATTCAAAATTTAAGTTTAAATCCACAAACCTTACAATTTTGGTTTTGTATATATACCATACTAATTTTGCTGGTTATCTTAACCTTTACATGGTTTCCGTATACCGAAAAACGAAAAGAGTTTAAATTTCGATGGTCTATTGTTGCTGTTGGTGTCTTATTACAAGCTGCAGATTATTTCTATTTTAAAGCCTTGCAAGATCCTGATGCACTAATCATGTTATTATCTGCTATAAAAAGAAGTCAAATACTAATTGCTGTCGTAGTTGGTGGTCTTCTCTTTAAAGAGAAAAATAAACGAAAGAAATTAGTACCATTATTAGGTATTATGATAGGAGTTTTTTTGATTTTGTATTCATAA
- a CDS encoding M1 family aminopeptidase, which yields MFKQLFNFEVFYQLKQRAFPIFAILFLALGIFVGRQGFAPKGVDFNSVYQVYFHTGLFTLGSVFIIMFFAISAILRDKQYNMESLIFSSSVKKKHYFWSRFLGTFIFSVLAFSPFLIGYVFGNYFSNLDPERLSDFQLLTYLQPWLYIVLPNIFVCSTIVFSVSTLTKNSTATYVSAVFVYMLYFVCSIFLNSPLLAQSVPASPESMAIAAVTDLFGIAAFFEQTQYWTPFQKNTQLLSFSGLFLINRLVWILISIGILLSTYRVFSFRKINKKAKTEKKVKKDSTRLVYYKPLLAIYNFKAQQLAFLSLLKLELKNVFKSLPFIAVLIMWLFIVFSELYSTVVSGGEYGVNTYPFTNQLIDLIVNPLTLFSLILIIFYSSEIVWKERSLNFNLVVDALPTKNSVFFLSKFSTILLLPVILITTGILMCIIFQVSLNYTNFEFYLYASLYYHYGLQLAVFSMIALFVSSLAKNKYMGMGMFGLIVLLSLKSNVLGLEHPLTSLGFLPRVSYSNMNGFYGRSNLFNHLALYWLAFGLLLIALSFKIWNRGEVANFSVKLKLLITNWSKIQKMSLSFLIISFIGFGSLVFYNMNIVSDYETISDRLDFREQYERQFKQFESLERPYPISRKIEVAIFPKERRYTVKANYILKNGSEQPLSEIFITERIPLKTITIENATLIKQDTDFGIYRFKFKEALQPNDAVVYNFELKNEIKGYEENRAIVRNGTYITHNDFEPMLGYSPGLEIIDRVEREKRNLPKRIEENISDSHIELEDFKNERIHFETIVSTDSDQTALSSGNLINKWSENDRNFYHYKSKERVMPMIAYFSAKYVSKKINYKGVSIEQYFDENHSFNIEEIEHSIKQTLDYCQENFGAYQFDHVRIAELPSHWSFGGFAHPGVISMVEDRLYLSNVNNPNTFNLVAKRTIHEVGHQWWGHTLSAKPVAGGSLFIEGFAKYTEAVVMEKMYGKRAIYELSENARSRYFLGRSYARDIEPPVYKVLGQSYISYGKALTVMLALRDLIGEKNVNLVLKTLTDKHRNSNKLKVTSIDFLKEIYAVAPIKQHKLINDWFKKVITYDLVIDDSSYQELANGTYEVTVKVNAKRFETLDTGEIKQISINEPIKIGVFNTHPSSVRENNQILHYQSSTIDDEISEIKIIVKEKPVYIAIDPYGTRSDENIVDNIFEY from the coding sequence ATGTTTAAACAATTATTTAATTTCGAAGTTTTTTATCAATTAAAGCAACGTGCATTCCCAATATTTGCCATTCTATTTTTAGCATTAGGAATATTTGTGGGAAGACAAGGATTTGCTCCAAAAGGAGTTGATTTTAATTCTGTTTATCAAGTATATTTTCATACAGGTCTTTTTACTTTAGGAAGTGTGTTCATAATCATGTTTTTCGCCATTAGTGCTATACTTAGAGATAAGCAATACAATATGGAGAGTTTAATTTTTAGTTCTTCAGTAAAAAAGAAGCATTATTTCTGGAGTAGATTTTTAGGAACATTTATTTTTAGTGTATTGGCATTTTCGCCTTTTTTGATAGGATATGTTTTTGGAAACTATTTTTCAAACTTAGATCCAGAACGATTAAGTGATTTTCAACTATTAACGTATTTACAACCTTGGTTGTACATTGTATTACCAAATATTTTTGTCTGTTCTACTATTGTATTTTCTGTAAGTACATTAACAAAAAACAGTACTGCAACTTATGTAAGTGCAGTATTTGTTTACATGTTGTATTTTGTGTGTTCCATTTTTTTAAATTCCCCATTATTAGCGCAATCTGTTCCGGCATCTCCAGAAAGTATGGCTATTGCTGCGGTTACTGATCTATTTGGTATTGCAGCATTTTTTGAGCAAACACAATATTGGACGCCTTTTCAGAAGAATACACAATTGTTATCATTTTCAGGTCTTTTTTTAATAAATAGGCTTGTTTGGATATTAATTTCTATAGGGATTTTATTAAGCACATACAGGGTATTTTCTTTTAGAAAAATCAATAAAAAAGCTAAGACAGAGAAAAAAGTAAAAAAGGACTCTACGCGGTTAGTATACTATAAACCATTACTGGCAATCTATAATTTTAAAGCACAACAATTAGCATTTTTATCCTTATTAAAATTAGAATTAAAAAACGTTTTTAAAAGCTTACCGTTTATTGCTGTCTTAATAATGTGGTTGTTTATTGTGTTTTCAGAATTATATTCAACAGTTGTAAGTGGAGGAGAATATGGAGTGAACACGTACCCTTTTACAAACCAATTGATAGATTTAATAGTTAACCCTTTAACTCTTTTTAGTTTAATCCTAATCATTTTCTATAGTTCAGAAATTGTATGGAAAGAACGTAGTTTAAACTTTAATTTAGTTGTAGATGCGTTACCAACAAAGAACAGTGTATTCTTTTTATCTAAGTTTTCTACAATACTATTGTTACCTGTTATTTTAATAACTACAGGAATTTTAATGTGTATTATATTTCAAGTAAGTTTAAACTATACAAATTTTGAATTTTATCTGTATGCCTCATTATATTATCATTATGGACTACAACTAGCTGTGTTTTCTATGATAGCCTTGTTTGTTAGCAGTTTGGCAAAAAACAAATATATGGGAATGGGAATGTTCGGTTTAATTGTACTGTTAAGTTTAAAATCTAATGTGTTAGGATTAGAACATCCTTTAACTAGTCTCGGATTTTTGCCTAGAGTTTCCTACTCAAATATGAATGGTTTTTATGGACGTTCAAATCTATTTAATCATTTAGCACTGTATTGGCTGGCTTTTGGGTTGTTATTAATTGCATTATCATTTAAAATATGGAATAGAGGTGAAGTAGCAAACTTTTCAGTTAAACTAAAATTACTTATAACGAATTGGTCCAAAATTCAAAAAATGAGCCTTTCATTTCTAATCATATCATTTATAGGTTTTGGAAGCCTGGTATTTTATAATATGAATATAGTGTCTGATTATGAAACCATTAGTGATAGATTAGATTTTAGAGAGCAATACGAAAGGCAATTCAAACAATTCGAAAGTTTAGAACGACCCTATCCAATATCAAGAAAAATAGAAGTTGCTATTTTCCCTAAAGAAAGACGTTATACAGTAAAGGCAAATTATATATTGAAAAATGGTAGTGAACAACCATTATCTGAAATATTTATAACAGAAAGAATTCCGTTAAAAACTATTACTATAGAAAATGCAACTTTAATTAAGCAGGATACTGATTTTGGTATTTATCGTTTCAAATTTAAAGAAGCACTACAACCTAATGATGCTGTTGTATACAATTTCGAATTGAAAAATGAAATAAAAGGATATGAAGAAAACAGGGCCATTGTAAGGAACGGAACTTATATTACACATAATGATTTTGAACCAATGCTCGGATATAGTCCTGGATTGGAAATAATAGATAGAGTAGAACGAGAGAAAAGAAATTTGCCCAAAAGAATAGAAGAAAACATATCGGATTCTCATATCGAATTAGAAGATTTTAAAAATGAAAGAATACATTTTGAAACTATAGTTTCAACTGATTCTGATCAGACAGCATTAAGTTCAGGGAATTTGATAAATAAATGGTCAGAGAATGATAGAAACTTCTATCATTACAAATCTAAAGAAAGAGTAATGCCTATGATCGCTTATTTTTCTGCTAAATACGTTTCAAAAAAAATAAATTATAAAGGAGTTTCGATTGAACAATATTTCGATGAAAATCACTCATTTAATATTGAAGAAATCGAACATAGCATAAAGCAGACCTTAGATTATTGCCAAGAAAATTTTGGGGCATATCAATTTGATCATGTACGCATTGCAGAATTACCATCGCACTGGTCTTTTGGTGGATTTGCACATCCAGGTGTTATAAGTATGGTTGAAGACAGATTGTATTTGTCAAATGTCAATAACCCAAATACCTTCAATTTGGTTGCCAAAAGAACTATTCATGAAGTTGGTCATCAGTGGTGGGGACACACATTATCTGCAAAACCAGTTGCAGGAGGTTCTTTATTTATAGAAGGATTTGCAAAATATACCGAAGCCGTTGTTATGGAAAAAATGTATGGAAAAAGAGCCATATATGAATTGAGTGAAAATGCTAGAAGTAGGTATTTTTTAGGAAGATCTTATGCGAGAGATATTGAGCCTCCAGTGTATAAAGTATTGGGTCAAAGTTATATTTCTTATGGAAAAGCATTAACAGTAATGTTGGCATTAAGAGATTTAATTGGAGAGAAAAATGTAAATCTTGTTTTAAAAACGCTAACAGATAAACATAGAAATAGCAATAAATTAAAAGTAACATCTATTGATTTTTTAAAAGAAATTTATGCAGTAGCGCCAATAAAACAGCATAAGTTAATAAATGATTGGTTTAAAAAAGTAATCACTTACGACTTGGTTATTGACGATAGTTCGTATCAAGAATTAGCAAATGGTACTTATGAAGTTACTGTAAAAGTAAATGCCAAACGATTTGAAACTTTAGATACTGGAGAAATTAAACAGATTTCTATAAATGAACCGATCAAAATAGGAGTCTTTAATACACATCCATCTTCTGTTAGAGAAAATAACCAAATTTTACATTATCAGTCTTCAACAATTGATGATGAAATATCAGAAATTAAAATTATTGTGAAAGAAAAACCAGTATATATTGCGATAGATCCCTATGGGACAAGATCTGATGAGAATATTGTAGATAATATTTTCGAGTATTAA